The DNA segment GAAGCGCGACGAGCTCAACGAGCAAGTGCAGGAACACAAAGAGAGCCGAAACGAGCTCAACGCGGAAGCAAACGAGCTGTTCGAGGAGGTCGAGCAGAAGAAAAACGAGCTCGAACTCGACGAAGGCAAGAACATCGACCAACTCGAAGACGAGATCGAGGATCTCGAGTTCAAACAGCAGACAGAAGTCCTGGGTGCCGAAGAGGAGCGCGAGCTGATCGAGAAGATCGAGCAGAAACGCGAGAAGCTCCAGGAACGCAAGGAGAAGCTCGAACAGACCGGCGACATCGACGAGCTCAAAGAGGAGGCCGAGGAGATCCGATCCGAGGCGTCCCGCCATCACCAAAAGGTCACGGAGCTGGCCGACGAGGCCCAGAAGCACCACAACAAGATGATCGAGGCCTATCGCGAGGCCGACGAGATCCGTGACGAGGCCGACGAGATGCACGAGAAATTCGTCGAGGCCCAGGAAGCGGCCGACCAGCACCACGAGGACTTCGTGCGCGTCCAGAAGCGTCTGCGCGAGCTAGACAAGAAGGAAGAAAAGGAAGAGCGCCAGGAGCGCGAGCAGAAACAGGAAGCCGCCCGCGAGGAGGCCGAGGAGATCTACCAGAAGTTCAAAGACGGCGAGACCCTCGAAACCGAGGATCTCATGAAGCTCCAGAAGACGGGGCTGCTGTAATCGAGCGCTGTTCTGTCGTCGCTGTGAACGCGAAGTGTCGAAGGTTTTTATAGATTCGCCGTCTGCTCTGTGCTGTGACAACGCTGGTCGTCAGTATCGATCGGGGTGGGGCAGTCACGGGCGGGATGGATGCCCCCATCGTCGGATGGGACGCCGTCGAGTCGCTAGTGGCGGAGTTCGGCGTCAAAGACCCGGAGGACAGCCAGGTGAACTGCCTGCTGGAATCGCTCCGGGTCGCCCGCGATCTCGAAGACAGCGGCGAGGACGCGGTCGTCGCGATCCTCTCGGGCGTTGGCGATCCGGTCAGTATCGACCGGGCAGTCGCACGCCAGACCGACCAGCTCCTCGCGGAACACGACCCCGATTCGGCCGTCGTCGTCGTCGACAGTGCGGAAGACGAGCGGCTGGTCCCGATCATCGAGAGTCGGATCACCGTCGACGCGGTCGATCGGGTCGTCGTCCGGCAGGCCCGCGATATCGAGTCGACGTACTACCTGCTCAAGCAGTTCCTCGGTGACGAGGAACTCCGGGAGACGGTGTTCGTGCCGGTCGGCGCGGCGCTGATCATCTTCCCGGTCCTGCTACTGGTCGGCAGCGTTGCCGTCGCATTCGGTGCGATAGCGGCCGTGTTCGGTGGGTTTCTCCTCTACAAGGGACTCGGAATCGACGAGTTCCTCGAAACCGCAACGGCACAGATCCAGCAGGCGCTGTATTCGGGGCAGGTCGCGATTGTCACGTACGTGGTGGCGGCCGGACTGGCGTTGATCGGCATCTTCGCCGGCGTGCTCGGGGTCTCGAATATCTCGACCGACGCCGAGCTCCTGATCGGTATGCGGTTCATCTACGACGCCATCCCCTGGGTGACCGGCGCGGCGCTGGCAGCCAGTACCGGTCGGCTCGTCGACGAGTTCATCCGCGACGAGAGAGTTCACAGCGCGTACCTGAATCTACCGTTCGGGGCGGTCGCTGTCGGACTGGTCGTCCGCGGGATCGCTGCGTACTTCCTGACGCGA comes from the Halapricum desulfuricans genome and includes:
- a CDS encoding coiled-coil protein, producing the protein MADSIDESKNVSVTDEELETKSKGELIKLAGKLRDRRNDLNQLASERASDRDDLNAKTREKVDEAQEHREKRDELNEQVQEHKESRNELNAEANELFEEVEQKKNELELDEGKNIDQLEDEIEDLEFKQQTEVLGAEEERELIEKIEQKREKLQERKEKLEQTGDIDELKEEAEEIRSEASRHHQKVTELADEAQKHHNKMIEAYREADEIRDEADEMHEKFVEAQEAADQHHEDFVRVQKRLRELDKKEEKEERQEREQKQEAAREEAEEIYQKFKDGETLETEDLMKLQKTGLL
- a CDS encoding DUF373 family protein; its protein translation is MTTLVVSIDRGGAVTGGMDAPIVGWDAVESLVAEFGVKDPEDSQVNCLLESLRVARDLEDSGEDAVVAILSGVGDPVSIDRAVARQTDQLLAEHDPDSAVVVVDSAEDERLVPIIESRITVDAVDRVVVRQARDIESTYYLLKQFLGDEELRETVFVPVGAALIIFPVLLLVGSVAVAFGAIAAVFGGFLLYKGLGIDEFLETATAQIQQALYSGQVAIVTYVVAAGLALIGIFAGVLGVSNISTDAELLIGMRFIYDAIPWVTGAALAASTGRLVDEFIRDERVHSAYLNLPFGAVAVGLVVRGIAAYFLTRSETVAPVTVPAIEFGPLRIAETALDPGVGLGLYLTAGVLVSLLGVRFAAYLNATTGDEADAAGEGNSPG